One stretch of Pyrenophora tritici-repentis strain M4 chromosome 4, whole genome shotgun sequence DNA includes these proteins:
- a CDS encoding PaaJ, Acetyl-CoA acetyltransferase produces MVGQKQPVYVLGVGMTKFIKPRGKVDYPELGFEAGVKAMLDAHINYDEVDQGVACYCYGDSTCGQRVFYQFGMTGIPVYNVNNNCSTGSTGLFMGRNMIAHGAADCVLVVGFEKMFPGSLQSFFQDRANPTGTTSLLMKETRGITKAPGAAQMFGNAGREHMEKYGSELKDFAEIGRVNHAHSKNNPYSQFQDEYTLDQVMNSTMIHEPLTKLQCCPTSDGAAATVLVSQAFLDKRPELKEQAILIAGQALQTDTPSLFNRSAIELVGYSMSELAAKNALAEAKVSPDDVKVCELHDCFSANEMVTIEALGLAPKGKAHELIRKGGITYGGKVVINPSGGLISKGHPLGATGLAQCAELVWHMRGWANNRSVKDTKVALQHNLGLGGAVVVTVYKRADGSAATDKTDEQIAKITGLGYNPATVAKGFTKEQIDAVRSKKARSEWALQDTQQKVESRF; encoded by the exons ATGGTCGGCCAGAAGCAGCCCGTCTACGTGCTCGGCGTGGGCATGACCAAGTTCATCAAGCCTCGCGGCAAAGTTGACTACCCCGAGCTTGGTTTTGAGGCTGGCGTGAAAGCCATGCTTGACGCGCACATCAACTACGACGAAGTCGACCAAGGCGTCGCATGCTACTGCTACGGAGATTCGACATGCGGCCAGCGCGTCTTCTACCAATTTGGTATGACTGGAATCCCGGTATACAATGTCAACAACAACTGCTCGACGGGATCGACAGGTCTGTTCATGGGGCGGAACATGATTGCACATGGAGCTGCCGACTGTGTGCTGGTTGTTGGTTTTGAGAAGATGTTCCCAGGAAGTCTACAGTCCTTCTTCCAGGACAGGGCGAACCCCACAGGTACAACAAGTCTGTTGATGAAGGAAACCCGGGGAATCACAAAGGCACCGGGTGCTGCGCAAATGTTTGGCAACGCTGGACGTGAACACATGGAGAA ATACGGCTCTGAACTCAAGGACTTTGCCGAAATCGGTCGCGTCAACCACGCTCACTCCAAGAACAACCCATACTCTCAATTCCAAGACGAGTACACCCTAGACCAAGTCATGAACTCAACCATGATCCACGAGCCTCTCACCAAGCTTCAATGCTGCCCTACCTCGGACGGCGCTGCTGCCACAGTCCTCGTCTCACAAGCTTTCCTTGACAAGCGTCCCGAGCTCAAGGAACAAGCCATCCTGATTGCCGGACAAGCACTACAAACCGACACGCCATCGTTGTTCAACCGCAGTGCAATTGAGCTTGTAGGATACAGCATGAGCGAGCTAGCCGCTAAGAATGCGCTCGCAGAAGCAAAGGTATCGCCAGACGACGTAAAGGTCTGCGAACTACACGACTGCTTCTCGGCCAACGAAATGGTCACAATCGAAGCCCTCGGCCTCGCACCAAAGGGAAAAGCTCACGAGCTCATCCGCAAGGGCGGCATCACATACGGCGGCAAAGTCGTCATCAACCCCTCTGGCGGTTTGATCTCCAAGGGCCACCCTCTCGGTGCCACTGGTCTAGCTCAATGCGCAGAACTCGTATGGCACATGCGTGGCTGGGCCAACAACCGCTCCGTCAAAGATACAAAGGTCGCTCTTCAGCACAACTTGGGTCTTGGTGGTGCTGTCGTTGTCACAGTGTACAAGAGGGCTGATGGAAGCGCTGCTACTGATAAGACAGATGAGCAGATTGCCAAAATCACTGGTTTGGGATATAACCCTGCGACCGTTGCGAAGGGGTTCACAAAGGAACAGATTGATGCTGTCAGGAGTAAGAAGGCGAGGAGTGAGTGGGCGTTGCAGGATACCCAGCAGAAGGTTGAATCGAGGTTTTAG